The Radiobacillus deserti genomic interval ATGGGCAACGGGATATTTCGGCGTCTATTCTATCATCTGGGGATTTGTGTATGGAGCAGCAGGAACTGCTTCTAGTGCATTAGCGGCCCATGCTTTATTCCCGCAAATAAATCTTATCTGGTGGGCAATAATCAATGGAGTGGTATGTTACATACTCGTGTTATCTGGAAAATATGGTTTCTTTGAAAAAGTGATGACCATTCTCGTTGGTGTAATGTTTGCGACCGTAATTGGGTGTATGATCTTTGTATTGCCTGACTTGTTGACCCACTTAAATACACTTAAGCCTGTCTTGTCAGAGAATACGATTATTTATGCGTTAGGACTAAGTGGTGGAGTTGGTGGTTCTATTACGATGGCTTGTTATGGATACTGGTTACAAGAAAAGAATTGGTCTGAAAAACAACATGTAAAGATTATGCGTTGGGATTCTTTGAGTGGATATATGATAACTAGTATTTTTGCTATCGGAATTATGATTATGGGTACCGCCGTTATTTATGGTACTGGGTTAACGATGGAAGGGGAGGACGCTTTAATCACGTTCTCTGACCAACTGGCAAGCGTATTAAATCCTACTGCACAGATTTTATTTCTTATCGGGTTCTGGGCTGCTTCTTTTACATCGATTCTTGGTGTCTGGAATGGGGTATCCTACTTATTTGCAGACTTTGTCCGCACTACACGTCAACTCAATATTGATAAAAAAGAAATAAGTAAAACGAAATCTTATAAGTTTTATGTATTTTGGCTGACATTCCCTCCTATGATTTTGCATTTGTTTGGCAAACCTGTAGTGTTAATCATTCTTTATGGTTTTTTAGGTGCATTATTTATGCCGTTTTTAGCAGTCTCCTTGATCGTGCTGTTAAACTCAACTCGTATTGAAAAGTCATTCCAAAGTGGAAGACTCTCCAATACAGTTCTTAGTCTAAGTGCTATTTTATTTATTGTACTAACATGTATGGAGCTATATGGAATGATTAAGGACTTTTTATAGATAAACTTTAAGAAAAGTGGAGAGCGTTCATGAGATGCGGCTCATAGAAGTAGGGACAATGAAGGACAAAAGATGAAAACAGTAATTTGCTTGAACGCCAGTGGAGGCGCGAAAAACAACTCGGATGGGATATCGGTCAAAGGTTTATCAGTAAAAGAAGTGTATTCCTAGATAAACTGGCCTACTTGTCTTACATAGATTAGTCGTTTTGATTAATCCTATAAAAGACAGGAGGTGTGCCGCTTTGGGAAAAGAAGGTCCAGATATGCCTAATTTTGATAGTCTAAACGATCGGATAATTGAGGATGGAAACGAACAGCCAGTGGTTTCCATGAAAACGAGTCTAGATCCAAAGGATCCTTTGGAAAATAATCCGTATTATGATCCGAACAAGGAATATACACCAGAGGAATTAGACAAGTTAAGAAAATTTTTTGGTGGCAAATAAAAGACGGCAGGGACACGATGAGAGTGTCCCTTTCTATATTGTCCGTCACAAATTTCTGATATGATAAAAGGAAATTAATGCTTTTAAATAAAATGCAATTTAGTCAATACAAGGTTTGTTCGGAGAGGCGGAACACATATGGATACGATAAAACATAATCAAGCGGCATGGGATAAAAAAGTGGAGGATGGCGTGGTTTACACAAAGCCCGTTAGCAAAGAAGTGATAGCTCAAAGTAAACGAGGAGACTGGTCCATCAAACTCACACCAACTAAAAATGTACCTCGTAAATGGTTCCCGACCTCTGTTGAAGGAGTTAAGATTTTATGTCTTGCTTCTGGTGGCGGTCAACAAGGGCCAGTGTTAGCGGCAGCTGGTGCAGATGTAACGGTGATGGATATTTCACAAAAGCAATTAGACCAAGATAAGATGGTGGCGAAAAGAGATGGGTTATCCTTAAGAACGATTCAAGGAAGCATGTCTGACCTAAGCT includes:
- a CDS encoding Nramp family divalent metal transporter, yielding MGDKVIQSGVSTKRDHTKWKLIGPGIVVAATGVGAGDLATSLVAGAEYGLAFLWAVVLGVIVKFALGEGVGRWHLASSQTMLEGWRSMGKWATGYFGVYSIIWGFVYGAAGTASSALAAHALFPQINLIWWAIINGVVCYILVLSGKYGFFEKVMTILVGVMFATVIGCMIFVLPDLLTHLNTLKPVLSENTIIYALGLSGGVGGSITMACYGYWLQEKNWSEKQHVKIMRWDSLSGYMITSIFAIGIMIMGTAVIYGTGLTMEGEDALITFSDQLASVLNPTAQILFLIGFWAASFTSILGVWNGVSYLFADFVRTTRQLNIDKKEISKTKSYKFYVFWLTFPPMILHLFGKPVVLIILYGFLGALFMPFLAVSLIVLLNSTRIEKSFQSGRLSNTVLSLSAILFIVLTCMELYGMIKDFL